One stretch of Zingiber officinale cultivar Zhangliang chromosome 6B, Zo_v1.1, whole genome shotgun sequence DNA includes these proteins:
- the LOC121990549 gene encoding deoxymugineic acid synthase 1-D-like isoform X1: MANRAVPLNSIAGSKPMPVIGMGTAAYPWGSHPEATRSSVLRAIELGYRHFDTASLYQSEEPLGQAIAEALHSGLIKSRDELFITSKLWFTDAHKDLVLPALQKSLQKLQLEFLDLYLIHVPIGVKKKQETTDNTAQETVELCPIDISSVWMAMEECHALGLTKSIGVSNFSCKKLETLLSIAKVSPAVNQVEVNPVWQQKKLREFCMGKGIQVCAYSPLGGTGALWGQDWVMESHVLKEIAVERGKTIPQICLRWVIEQGDCVVVKSYNEKRMLENLDIFDWELSEEDKQKISQIPQRKIITGMRLISDDGPYKSLEEFWDGEI, translated from the exons ATGGCAAATAGAGCAGTGCCCCTGAACTCCATTGCTGGAAGCAAACCAATGCCGGTGATTGGCATGGGCACGGCAGCGTACCCATGGGGCTCCCACCCTGAAGCAACAAGATCCTCCGTCCTACGAGCTATCGAGCTCGGCTACCGTCACTTTGATACTGCCTCCCTCTACCAGTCTGAGGAGCCACTAGGTCAGGCCATTGCTGAGGCCCTTCACAGTGGACTCATCAAGTCCCGTGACgagctcttcatcacctccaagCTTTGGTTCACTGATGCCCACAAAGACTTAGTCCTTCCTGCCTTGCAGAAGAGTCTaca GAAGCTTCAGTTGGAGTTCCTCGATCTCTATCTCATACACGTTCCCATTGGCGTAAAGAAAAAACAGGAGACGACCGATAACACAGCTCAAGAAACAGTGGAATTGTGCCCCATCGACATTAGCTCAGTGTGGATGGCCATGGAGGAGTGCCATGCACTGGGCTTAACCAAGTCAATAGGCGTTAGTAACTTCTCCTGCAAGAAGTTGGAAACGTTACTGTCTATCGCTAAGGTTTCTCCTGCTGTTAATCAG GTGGAGGTGAACCCTGTTTGGCAGCAGAAGAAATTGAGGGAATTTTGCATGGGCAAGGGGATTCAAGTGTGCGCTTATTCTCCGTTGGGAGGAACAGGAGCTCTCTGGGGCCAAGACTGGGTGATGGAGAGCCATGTCCTGAAGGAGATTGCAGTAGAAAGAGGAAAGACTATTCCTCAG ATTTGCCTGAGATGGGTGATCGAGCAGGGAGATTGTGTGGTAGTGAAGAGCTACAATGAGAAAAGGATGCTGGAGAACTTGGACATTTTCGACTGGGAGTTGAGTGAGGAAGACAAGCAAAAGATTAGCCAGATCCCGCAGCGCAAAATTATTACAGGCATGAGACTTATATCGGACGATGGGCCTTACAAATCCCTGGAAGAGTTCTGGGACGGAGAGATCTAA
- the LOC121990549 gene encoding deoxymugineic acid synthase 1-D-like isoform X2, which produces MVSVPLNSIAGSKPMPVIGMGTAAYPWGSHPEATRSSVLRAIELGYRHFDTASLYQSEEPLGQAIAEALHSGLIKSRDELFITSKLWFTDAHKDLVLPALQKSLQKLQLEFLDLYLIHVPIGVKKKQETTDNTAQETVELCPIDISSVWMAMEECHALGLTKSIGVSNFSCKKLETLLSIAKVSPAVNQVEVNPVWQQKKLREFCMGKGIQVCAYSPLGGTGALWGQDWVMESHVLKEIAVERGKTIPQICLRWVIEQGDCVVVKSYNEKRMLENLDIFDWELSEEDKQKISQIPQRKIITGMRLISDDGPYKSLEEFWDGEI; this is translated from the exons ATGGTGT CAGTGCCCCTGAACTCCATTGCTGGAAGCAAACCAATGCCGGTGATTGGCATGGGCACGGCAGCGTACCCATGGGGCTCCCACCCTGAAGCAACAAGATCCTCCGTCCTACGAGCTATCGAGCTCGGCTACCGTCACTTTGATACTGCCTCCCTCTACCAGTCTGAGGAGCCACTAGGTCAGGCCATTGCTGAGGCCCTTCACAGTGGACTCATCAAGTCCCGTGACgagctcttcatcacctccaagCTTTGGTTCACTGATGCCCACAAAGACTTAGTCCTTCCTGCCTTGCAGAAGAGTCTaca GAAGCTTCAGTTGGAGTTCCTCGATCTCTATCTCATACACGTTCCCATTGGCGTAAAGAAAAAACAGGAGACGACCGATAACACAGCTCAAGAAACAGTGGAATTGTGCCCCATCGACATTAGCTCAGTGTGGATGGCCATGGAGGAGTGCCATGCACTGGGCTTAACCAAGTCAATAGGCGTTAGTAACTTCTCCTGCAAGAAGTTGGAAACGTTACTGTCTATCGCTAAGGTTTCTCCTGCTGTTAATCAG GTGGAGGTGAACCCTGTTTGGCAGCAGAAGAAATTGAGGGAATTTTGCATGGGCAAGGGGATTCAAGTGTGCGCTTATTCTCCGTTGGGAGGAACAGGAGCTCTCTGGGGCCAAGACTGGGTGATGGAGAGCCATGTCCTGAAGGAGATTGCAGTAGAAAGAGGAAAGACTATTCCTCAG ATTTGCCTGAGATGGGTGATCGAGCAGGGAGATTGTGTGGTAGTGAAGAGCTACAATGAGAAAAGGATGCTGGAGAACTTGGACATTTTCGACTGGGAGTTGAGTGAGGAAGACAAGCAAAAGATTAGCCAGATCCCGCAGCGCAAAATTATTACAGGCATGAGACTTATATCGGACGATGGGCCTTACAAATCCCTGGAAGAGTTCTGGGACGGAGAGATCTAA
- the LOC121991406 gene encoding zinc finger protein 8-like: MSEKESRAVDSFSELPFIRPAPKLASSGIRLFGIQVPRPPSPEEGSEDATAAALATSKGGGESSGSSGGTAARKFECHYCCRQFPTSQALGGHQNAHKRERQHAKRVNLHSAVLAAAYQNQAAAFYRGHGHHLYGGHGHHLYGAFFNSPTGRFALDSSVAAPRHYTPSWHTAASSFSSHRTSESVAHPSDGQLPGLWRVPASLGLIHCDSREKILPTLRRDHQQLITGVGGAPGDDSTFPCANASPSADQFVQQTMPSVKEKLAE; this comes from the exons ATGAGCGAGAAGGAGTCGCGTGCTGTGGACTCCTTTTCGGAACTACCTTTCATCCGGCCGGCGCCCAAGCTCGCCTCCTCCGGCATCCGCCTCTTCGGCATCCAAGTCCCTCGCCCGCCCTCCCCTGAAGAAGGCAGCGAGGATGCAACTGCAGCTGCGCTGGCCACCAGCAAAGGTGGAGGAGAGAGTAGCGGCAGTAGTGGCGGAACAGCCGCCAGGAAGTTCGAGTGCCACTACTGTTGCCGCCAATTCCCGACGTCGCAAGCGCTCGGTGGCCACCAGAATGCCCACAAGCGGGAGCGCCAGCACGCGAAGCGCGTGAATCTCCATTCCGCCGTTCTGGCTGCCGCCTACCAGAACCAGGCCGCCGCTTTCTACCGCGGCCATGGTCACCATCTCTACGGCGGCCACGGCCACCATCTCTACGGCGCCTTCTTCAACTCCCCGACCGGACGCTTCGCCCTAGATTCCTCCGTCGCCGCTCCGAGGCACTACACTCCCTCGTGGCATACGGCCGCCAGTAGCTTCTCCAGCCATCGCACGTCCGAGTCGGTGGCGCACCCCAGCGACGGACAGTTGCCGGGCCTGTGGAGGGTTCCGGCCTCCTTAGGGTTGATCCATTGCGACTCCAGAGAGAAAATTTTACCCACTCTAAGAAGAGATCACCAGCAATTAATCACGGGAGTTGGCGGAGCCCCCGGCGACGACAGCACTTTTCCTTGTGCTAACGCTTCTCCTTCAGCCGACCAATTTGTGCAGCAAACGATGCCGAGTGTGAAGGAGAAG CTTGCCGAATGA